In Triticum aestivum cultivar Chinese Spring chromosome 5B, IWGSC CS RefSeq v2.1, whole genome shotgun sequence, the following proteins share a genomic window:
- the LOC123114921 gene encoding RING-H2 finger protein ATL74-like has translation MGRPDAEAPASSVAYGGDGGAAAPAGAGADPAFETNVVIILAALFFALLLVIGLNLMVRCALRRVWRGAAAAAGEGRASARVACSGSGIKRRVLRSLPVEVYGSGEDIDDVCAICLSEFVDGEKVRVLPLCGHGFHVRCVDAWLVSHGSCPTCRQPVIDGAPGEAAETNTVITVVIV, from the coding sequence ATGGGTCGTCCTGATGCGGAAGCGCCCGCGTCGAGCGTTGCCTACGGAGGCGACGGAGGCGCGGCGGCGCCCGCGGGGGCGGGGGCAGACCCGGCTTTCGagaccaacgtggtgatcatcctGGCCGCGCTCTTCTTCGCGCTGCTCCTCGTCATCGGACTCAATTTAATGGTGCGGTGCGCGCTCCGGCGCGTGTGGCGCGGGGCCGCGGCCGCTGCCGGCGAGGGCCGGGCGTCGGCGCGGGTGGCCTGCAGCGGCAGCGGCATCAAGAGGCGCGTCCTCAGGAGCCTCCCCGTGGAGGTGTACGGCTCCGGGGAGGACATCGACGACGTGTGCGCCATATGCCTGAGCGAGTTCGTGGACGGCGAGAAGGTGCGTGTGCTGCCGCTCTGCGGGCACGGCTTCCACGTCCGCTGCGTCGACGCCTGGCTGGTGTCCCACGGCTCCTGTCCCACGTGCCGGCAGCCGGTCATCGATGGCGCGCccggggaggcggcggagacgaACACGGTCATCACCGTGGTCATCGTGTGA